A stretch of the Thermus thermophilus genome encodes the following:
- a CDS encoding c-type cytochrome — MKRILLPPALLLGLGALLALSQTTLPEGPGKELVLAKCQTCHDIGLVTRERLSRERWNAVLDEMMAQGLKLTQEERAIILDYLAVYLGTEPPPAPPPVATAPKTGAQVYANCQGCHGLQGEGNPPLFPPLKGHVEALLKAQGGREYLLLVLLYGVQGPMKVLGQEYNNVMPGFSWLSDEELALVLNHLAAWGAPEGFRPYTPEEVQAAKAKPLTPEEVLKLRQGLKLP, encoded by the coding sequence ATGAAGCGCATCCTTTTACCCCCAGCCCTTCTCCTGGGCCTTGGCGCCCTCCTGGCCCTGAGCCAGACCACCCTCCCCGAGGGCCCGGGCAAGGAGCTGGTGCTGGCCAAGTGCCAAACCTGCCACGACATCGGCCTGGTAACCCGGGAGCGCCTCTCCCGGGAAAGGTGGAACGCCGTGTTGGACGAGATGATGGCCCAGGGCCTCAAGCTCACCCAAGAGGAGCGGGCCATCATCCTGGACTACCTGGCGGTGTACCTGGGCACCGAACCCCCACCCGCGCCTCCTCCCGTGGCCACCGCCCCAAAGACGGGAGCCCAGGTCTACGCCAACTGCCAGGGCTGCCACGGGCTTCAGGGCGAGGGCAACCCTCCCCTCTTCCCGCCCTTGAAGGGGCACGTGGAGGCTCTCCTCAAGGCACAAGGCGGACGGGAGTACCTCCTTCTGGTCCTACTCTACGGGGTCCAGGGGCCCATGAAGGTCCTAGGCCAGGAGTACAACAACGTGATGCCCGGCTTCTCCTGGCTTTCCGACGAGGAGCTGGCCCTGGTGCTGAACCACCTGGCCGCCTGGGGCGCCCCTGAGGGCTTCCGTCCCTACACGCCGGAGGAGGTGCAGGCGGCGAAGGCCAAACCCCTCACCCCCGAGGAGGTTCTGAAGCTCCGCCAAGGCCTCAAACTGCCATGA
- a CDS encoding MOSC domain-containing protein, whose amino-acid sequence MKGQVVSLHLGLGSGLPKPRVEALELVAGFGAKGDRHAGKDPDRAVLVAGLPAYEKARGAGVLLPYGALGENLLLDLDPHALPPGARLRVGEALLELSQVCTVCKSLSQFDLRLPKLLYGGRGVYARVLEGGSVRVGDPVLVLAPVG is encoded by the coding sequence ATGAAGGGGCAGGTGGTCTCCCTCCACCTCGGCCTAGGCTCCGGCCTCCCCAAGCCGCGGGTGGAGGCCTTGGAGCTCGTGGCGGGCTTTGGGGCCAAGGGGGACCGGCACGCCGGCAAAGACCCCGACCGGGCGGTCTTGGTGGCGGGGCTTCCCGCCTACGAGAAGGCCCGAGGGGCGGGGGTCCTCCTCCCCTACGGAGCCCTAGGGGAAAACCTCCTCCTGGACCTGGACCCCCACGCCCTTCCCCCGGGGGCGAGGCTTAGGGTGGGGGAGGCCCTTTTGGAGCTTTCCCAGGTGTGCACCGTCTGCAAGAGCCTCTCCCAGTTTGACCTCCGGCTGCCCAAGCTCCTCTACGGGGGCCGGGGGGTGTACGCCCGGGTCCTCGAGGGCGGCTCCGTGCGGGTGGGGGACCCGGTCCTCGTCCTCGCCCCGGTGGGCTAG
- the glnA gene encoding type I glutamate--ammonia ligase, whose product MGYTKAEILKALKGEGVKFLRLQITDILGVVKNVEVPESQFEKALDGEIMFDGSSIEGFTRIEESDMLLRPDYNTFVILPDQVEDPSRGRVARLICDVYYPDGRPFEGDPRYVLKRQIERLKRLGFDNMYAGPEPEFFLFLRTPEGLPTVETHDKAGYFDLAPIDKGEEARRDMVNALVAMGFEIEAAHHEVAPGQHEIDFKYADALTTADNIATFKWVVKRIALNHGLHATFLPKPIRGVNGSGMHTHLSLFKDGENAFYDPNAEYQLSQTALHFIAGLLEHAAGMVAITNPLVNSYKRLTPGYEAPTNIAWSASNRSAMIRIPARRGVGTRAELRMPDPSCNPYLALAVMAAAGADGIERKLLPPPPIQRNIYQMSVREKRKHKIRELPGTLREALEALKKDPVIQEALGEHVYTHFLQAKQMEWDDYRVTVHQWELDRYLAVY is encoded by the coding sequence ATGGGGTACACCAAGGCAGAGATCCTCAAGGCGCTCAAGGGGGAAGGGGTCAAGTTTTTGCGGCTCCAGATCACCGACATCCTGGGCGTGGTCAAGAACGTGGAGGTGCCCGAGTCCCAGTTTGAGAAGGCCCTGGACGGGGAGATCATGTTTGACGGCTCCTCCATTGAGGGCTTCACCCGGATTGAAGAGTCGGACATGCTCCTGAGGCCCGACTACAACACCTTTGTCATCCTCCCCGACCAGGTGGAAGACCCGAGCCGGGGCCGGGTGGCCCGGCTCATCTGCGACGTCTACTACCCCGACGGCCGCCCCTTTGAGGGGGACCCCCGTTACGTCCTCAAGCGGCAGATAGAGCGGCTCAAGAGGCTCGGGTTTGACAACATGTACGCCGGCCCCGAGCCCGAGTTCTTCCTTTTCCTCAGGACCCCCGAGGGCCTGCCCACGGTGGAGACCCACGACAAGGCGGGCTACTTTGACCTGGCCCCCATAGACAAGGGGGAGGAGGCCCGCCGCGACATGGTGAACGCCCTGGTGGCCATGGGCTTTGAGATTGAGGCGGCCCACCACGAGGTGGCCCCGGGGCAACACGAGATTGACTTCAAGTACGCCGACGCCCTCACCACCGCCGACAACATCGCCACCTTCAAGTGGGTGGTGAAGCGCATCGCCCTGAACCACGGCCTCCACGCCACCTTCCTGCCCAAGCCCATCCGGGGGGTCAACGGCAGCGGCATGCACACCCACCTCTCCCTCTTCAAGGACGGGGAGAACGCCTTCTATGACCCCAACGCCGAGTACCAGCTCTCCCAGACCGCCCTCCACTTCATCGCCGGGCTTCTGGAGCACGCCGCCGGGATGGTGGCCATCACCAACCCCCTGGTGAACTCCTACAAGCGCCTCACCCCGGGATACGAGGCCCCCACCAACATCGCCTGGTCCGCCTCCAACCGCTCCGCCATGATCCGGATCCCGGCCCGGCGGGGCGTGGGCACCCGGGCGGAGCTCAGGATGCCCGACCCCTCCTGCAACCCCTACCTGGCCCTGGCGGTCATGGCCGCCGCGGGCGCGGACGGCATTGAGCGCAAGCTCCTCCCGCCCCCGCCCATCCAGCGCAACATCTACCAGATGAGCGTCCGCGAGAAGCGGAAGCACAAGATCCGCGAGCTCCCGGGCACCTTGAGGGAAGCCCTCGAGGCCCTGAAGAAGGACCCCGTGATCCAGGAGGCCCTGGGCGAACACGTCTACACCCACTTCCTCCAGGCCAAGCAGATGGAGTGGGACGACTACCGGGTCACGGTCCACCAGTGGGAGCTGGACCGGTACCTCGCTGTATACTGA
- a CDS encoding IS4 family transposase → MPPTTPLSQVITLWVHKVFASLRKTIRSNLALFLSTLLTTPLDPTLSDLARRTPLPTLAQSRLNRLWRFLHHPTLQDPWALTEALLPLLVPRFPKDRPLPLIVDWTFTEDGRHQALVAALPLKGRALVVAFALHPLSPFPSQNRVEEEFLHRLGRAVQDLGYTPLFLLDRGFDRVSLMRKLQGWGMGFLIRLRQNREVEPQGGKRLPLKEGYQRVVHPLREEVRLFGHGGEGVEVTLLVYPGGRDPWYLAYSGPFGGEPPYGWRMWIEEGFRDLKGQGFGLDRHRLRTGASLRGWLWLLALGMALLVLLGARLQGREWLPRLLAHPERQSLFRLGRIALAQGPPPWREAVVEELVRLLQELGGGK, encoded by the coding sequence GTGCCGCCCACCACCCCCCTTTCCCAAGTTATCACCCTCTGGGTCCATAAGGTCTTCGCCTCCCTCAGGAAAACCATCCGCTCCAACCTCGCCCTCTTCCTGTCCACCCTCCTCACTACCCCCCTGGACCCCACCCTCTCCGACCTCGCCCGCAGAACCCCCCTCCCCACCCTGGCCCAAAGCCGCCTCAATCGCCTCTGGCGCTTCCTCCATCACCCCACCCTGCAAGACCCCTGGGCCCTCACCGAAGCCCTCCTCCCCCTCCTCGTCCCTCGTTTCCCCAAAGACCGCCCCCTCCCCCTCATCGTGGACTGGACCTTCACAGAGGACGGTAGGCACCAAGCCCTGGTGGCCGCCCTTCCCCTCAAGGGAAGGGCCCTGGTGGTGGCCTTCGCTCTTCACCCCCTCTCCCCTTTCCCCAGTCAAAACCGGGTGGAGGAGGAGTTCCTCCACCGCCTGGGCCGCGCCGTCCAGGACCTGGGATATACCCCCCTCTTCCTCCTGGACCGCGGCTTTGACCGGGTCTCCCTGATGCGAAAGCTCCAGGGGTGGGGCATGGGCTTCCTCATCCGCCTGCGGCAGAACCGGGAGGTGGAACCCCAAGGGGGGAAGCGCCTTCCCCTGAAGGAGGGCTACCAGCGTGTGGTCCACCCCCTGCGGGAGGAGGTCCGCCTTTTCGGACACGGTGGGGAGGGGGTAGAAGTCACCCTCCTGGTGTACCCAGGGGGTCGGGATCCCTGGTATCTGGCCTATTCGGGCCCTTTTGGGGGGGAGCCGCCCTATGGGTGGCGGATGTGGATTGAAGAGGGGTTTAGGGACCTGAAGGGGCAGGGGTTTGGGCTGGACCGCCATCGGCTGCGGACGGGGGCGAGCCTCAGGGGGTGGTTATGGCTTCTGGCCTTGGGGATGGCGCTCTTGGTCCTTCTGGGGGCGCGCTTGCAGGGCAGGGAATGGCTTCCCCGGCTTCTGGCCCATCCCGAGCGGCAAAGCCTCTTCCGTCTGGGCCGGATCGCCCTGGCCCAGGGGCCCCCGCCTTGGAGGGAAGCAGTGGTGGAGGAGCTGGTCAGGTTGCTTCAGGAACTGGGGGGAGGAAAGTGA
- a CDS encoding branched-chain amino acid ABC transporter permease, translated as MLEQILVLLPQVLFDGLILGFIYAMIALGYTMVYGVLELINFAHSEIFMIGAVTGVEVFRYLAPLIPNGYLLLLVAVVVGAAVAGLTAILVERMAYRPLRRRGTTNRLVPLVTAIGVSFFLQDLVRLIEGLWHNEFFLRMRTVPDLEGSFTLFGGAIFLQTKSVIVVVVSVLMLLGLTYLVNRTKLGMAIRAVAQDLSTASLMGINPDQIISRTFLIGGALGGVAGVLFALIYTTINPYVGFLPGIKAFTAAVLGGIGNIPGAMLGGLVLGQLENFFGTYLPILTAGNFGTEYKDVVAFLILIFILLFRPQGLLGQMVKEKV; from the coding sequence TTGCTGGAGCAGATCCTGGTCCTTTTACCCCAGGTGCTCTTTGACGGCCTCATCCTGGGCTTCATCTACGCCATGATCGCCCTGGGGTACACCATGGTCTACGGCGTCTTGGAGCTCATCAACTTCGCCCACTCCGAGATCTTCATGATCGGGGCCGTGACCGGGGTGGAGGTCTTCCGCTACCTCGCCCCCTTGATCCCCAACGGCTACCTCCTCCTCCTGGTGGCCGTGGTGGTGGGGGCGGCGGTGGCGGGCCTCACCGCCATCCTGGTGGAGCGCATGGCCTACCGCCCCCTCCGCCGCCGGGGCACCACCAACCGCCTCGTGCCCCTGGTGACGGCCATCGGGGTGAGCTTCTTCCTCCAGGACCTGGTGCGGCTCATTGAGGGCCTCTGGCACAACGAGTTCTTCCTGCGCATGCGCACCGTGCCGGACCTCGAGGGCTCCTTCACCCTCTTTGGGGGCGCCATCTTCCTCCAGACCAAGTCGGTGATCGTCGTCGTGGTCTCCGTGCTCATGCTCTTGGGGCTCACCTACCTGGTGAACCGCACCAAGCTGGGGATGGCCATCCGGGCCGTGGCCCAGGACCTCTCCACGGCGAGCCTCATGGGCATCAACCCCGACCAGATCATCTCCCGCACCTTCCTCATCGGCGGCGCTTTGGGCGGGGTGGCCGGGGTCCTCTTCGCCCTCATCTACACCACGATCAACCCCTATGTGGGCTTCCTCCCCGGCATCAAGGCCTTCACCGCGGCGGTCCTGGGCGGGATCGGGAACATCCCCGGGGCCATGCTCGGGGGCCTCGTCCTGGGGCAACTGGAGAACTTCTTCGGCACCTACCTACCCATCCTCACCGCCGGCAACTTCGGGACGGAGTACAAGGACGTGGTGGCCTTCCTCATCCTCATCTTCATCCTCCTCTTCCGGCCCCAAGGCCTCCTGGGCCAGATGGTTAAGGAGAAGGTATGA
- a CDS encoding branched-chain amino acid ABC transporter substrate-binding protein gives MRKIGLLVAGAVALGMALGQTNVIKIATQSPLSGPQAALGEQIKLGAELAVEEAKERFKALGFELVLVPYDDQANPDVGVANANRIINDPDILGVVGHLNSGVAIPSSEVYARVNLVMVSPANTNPVVTDRKLPNVNRIVGRDDVQGPAGAEFAYNELKLRRVFVIHDKTAYGQGLAEEFRKRFEALGGRVVAFIGTEEQSNFVPIINQIRAQNPQLVYFGGIYSQIGPFTKQLRERGLRVPLMGGDGLDSSEFERLAGSQNAKGAYYTTVAGPVSAFPQAKALAERFKAKYGKDIEGFGIYAYDAARVILTALENAIKANGGRKPTRAQVAQEVRKVRLQGITGTIEFDDKGDIKKAKYFVMQVAGTGNWAENKLIRVIEVAAPQK, from the coding sequence ATGAGGAAAATCGGGCTTCTGGTAGCAGGTGCGGTTGCGCTGGGCATGGCCTTGGGGCAGACCAACGTGATCAAGATCGCCACCCAGTCCCCCCTCTCCGGGCCCCAAGCGGCCTTGGGGGAGCAGATCAAGCTGGGGGCGGAGCTCGCCGTGGAGGAGGCGAAGGAGCGGTTCAAGGCCCTGGGCTTTGAGCTCGTCCTCGTCCCCTACGACGACCAAGCCAACCCCGACGTGGGCGTGGCCAACGCCAACCGCATCATCAACGACCCCGACATCCTGGGCGTGGTGGGCCACTTGAACTCCGGCGTGGCCATTCCCTCCAGCGAGGTCTACGCCCGGGTGAACCTGGTCATGGTCTCCCCCGCCAACACCAACCCCGTGGTCACGGACCGGAAGCTGCCCAACGTGAACCGGATCGTGGGCCGGGACGACGTCCAGGGCCCTGCCGGCGCAGAGTTCGCCTACAACGAGCTGAAGCTCCGCCGCGTCTTCGTCATCCACGACAAGACCGCCTACGGCCAGGGCCTGGCCGAGGAGTTCCGCAAGCGCTTTGAGGCCTTGGGCGGCCGGGTGGTGGCCTTCATCGGCACCGAGGAGCAGTCCAACTTCGTGCCCATCATCAACCAGATCCGGGCCCAGAACCCGCAGCTCGTCTACTTCGGCGGCATCTACAGCCAGATCGGCCCCTTCACCAAGCAGCTCCGGGAGCGGGGCCTGCGCGTGCCCCTCATGGGCGGCGACGGGCTGGACTCCAGCGAGTTTGAGCGCCTGGCGGGCTCCCAGAACGCCAAGGGGGCCTACTACACCACGGTGGCCGGCCCCGTCTCCGCCTTCCCCCAGGCCAAGGCCTTGGCGGAGCGCTTCAAGGCCAAGTACGGGAAGGACATTGAAGGCTTCGGCATCTACGCCTACGACGCCGCCCGCGTGATCCTCACCGCCCTGGAGAACGCCATCAAGGCCAACGGGGGCAGGAAGCCCACCCGGGCCCAGGTGGCCCAGGAGGTGCGCAAGGTGAGGCTCCAGGGCATCACCGGCACCATTGAGTTTGACGACAAGGGCGACATCAAGAAGGCGAAGTACTTCGTGATGCAGGTGGCCGGCACCGGAAACTGGGCCGAGAACAAGCTCATCAGGGTCATTGAGGTGGCGGCGCCGCAGAAGTAG
- a CDS encoding sulfite oxidase: MESVSRRTALKLMGLGAALLAAGSRGFAQQAPTADQLVKGKNPKLLVLSQRPIVLETPYDLLVSQPERTPKEILYIRNNVDLPGYNTVEGASLDGWKVEVGGLVDKPFTFEAKELLELPQHEVTMVLQCSGNGRTLFQPRPSGNPWQRGGVGNVTFRGVRLKDLLEAKGVKLGEKALYITAHASRQGNAREFVRSVPIHALEHALLALSMNGEPLPAVHGGPVRLVFPGYFGVNNVKWVEKIEFTEAENTTAEQMPRYRVPAIPNANLPFLPQEPGKAYPYSFTNSRPNWLVAINSFIFAPLEGQTVEGPYVRVEGVAFNDGIVPLVSVEVSANGGRTWHQARLERQEKSFGWVRWQATLYLRPGEHEVMARAWDAVGRSQPLDGNIAWNERGYEYNGVMRVKFTVA, encoded by the coding sequence ATGGAAAGCGTCAGCCGGCGAACCGCCCTGAAGCTCATGGGCCTAGGGGCAGCGCTTTTGGCCGCGGGAAGCCGAGGCTTCGCCCAGCAAGCCCCCACGGCCGACCAGTTGGTGAAGGGGAAAAACCCCAAGCTCTTGGTTCTCTCCCAACGCCCCATCGTTTTGGAAACTCCTTACGACCTCTTGGTCAGCCAGCCCGAGCGCACCCCTAAGGAGATCCTCTACATCCGCAACAACGTGGACCTCCCCGGCTACAACACCGTGGAGGGGGCCAGCCTGGACGGGTGGAAGGTGGAGGTGGGGGGACTGGTGGACAAACCCTTCACCTTTGAGGCCAAGGAGCTCCTCGAGCTTCCCCAGCACGAGGTGACCATGGTCCTCCAGTGCTCCGGCAACGGGCGTACCCTCTTCCAGCCCCGTCCCTCGGGCAACCCTTGGCAGCGGGGTGGGGTGGGGAACGTCACCTTCCGCGGGGTGCGCCTTAAGGACCTTCTGGAGGCCAAAGGGGTGAAGCTCGGTGAAAAGGCCCTCTACATCACCGCCCACGCCAGCCGTCAGGGCAATGCCCGGGAGTTCGTGCGCTCCGTGCCCATCCACGCCCTTGAGCATGCCCTTCTGGCCCTCTCCATGAACGGGGAACCCCTACCCGCGGTGCACGGGGGGCCCGTCCGCCTGGTCTTCCCTGGCTACTTCGGGGTGAACAACGTGAAGTGGGTGGAGAAGATTGAGTTCACCGAGGCGGAAAACACCACCGCCGAGCAGATGCCCCGCTACCGGGTTCCCGCCATCCCCAACGCCAACCTCCCCTTTCTCCCCCAGGAGCCGGGCAAGGCCTACCCCTACAGCTTCACCAACTCCCGCCCCAACTGGCTCGTGGCCATCAACAGCTTCATCTTCGCCCCCCTGGAGGGCCAGACTGTGGAAGGCCCCTACGTGCGGGTGGAGGGGGTGGCCTTCAACGACGGCATCGTGCCCTTGGTGAGCGTAGAGGTCTCCGCCAACGGGGGCCGCACCTGGCACCAGGCCAGGCTGGAACGCCAGGAGAAGAGCTTCGGCTGGGTGCGCTGGCAGGCCACCTTGTACCTGCGCCCCGGGGAACACGAGGTCATGGCCCGGGCCTGGGACGCCGTGGGCCGCAGCCAGCCCCTGGACGGCAACATCGCCTGGAACGAACGGGGTTACGAGTACAACGGGGTCATGCGGGTCAAGTTCACCGTGGCCTAA
- a CDS encoding branched-chain amino acid ABC transporter permease, protein MSLLSLALSLVFLVLSFLAPHTLTAFLGLGALGVAAFARLEPRVRTLNLALLTLAFTLFLRNSGNTLGLIGLVGILVALTTLPRIPRGIRVVLGLAILLLSVPIAGFTNTFIFELGIQIGIFAAMALGLNVVVGMAGLLDLGYAAFFAVGAYTWAIFGSPQAGKFLQGNFPLPGEYMYLFMFIAVVTTAITGLLIGLPALRLRGDYLAIVTLGLGEVVRILANNLDHPINITNGPQGITPVARPPIDWFRSLIAHLGVRLDETTDYQLFFYLLVLAMIGLVVLANVNLANSRFGRAWVAIREDEIAAQAMGIPLLPTKLLAFMTGAAFSGVMGVIYGAQRTFVSPESFTLLASITILAMVILGGMGSIPGAILGAAALTILNLDILKTFSEFVRTSLPWIPSQVDPAKYERLVFGLILILMMIYRPQGLIPEARHRAELEEEA, encoded by the coding sequence ATGAGCCTGCTCTCCCTCGCCCTAAGCCTCGTCTTCCTCGTCCTCTCCTTCCTTGCCCCCCACACCCTCACCGCCTTCCTGGGCCTGGGGGCCCTGGGGGTGGCCGCCTTTGCCCGGCTCGAGCCCCGGGTACGGACACTGAACCTCGCCCTCCTCACCCTGGCCTTCACCCTCTTCCTGCGGAACTCGGGCAACACCCTGGGGCTCATCGGCCTCGTGGGGATCCTCGTGGCCCTCACGACCCTTCCCCGGATCCCGCGCGGGATCCGGGTGGTCCTGGGCCTCGCCATCCTCCTCCTCTCCGTGCCCATCGCCGGATTCACCAACACCTTCATCTTTGAGCTCGGCATCCAGATCGGCATCTTCGCCGCCATGGCCCTGGGCCTCAACGTGGTGGTGGGGATGGCGGGGCTTCTGGACCTGGGTTACGCCGCCTTCTTCGCCGTGGGCGCTTACACCTGGGCCATCTTCGGCTCCCCTCAGGCGGGGAAGTTCCTCCAGGGCAACTTCCCCCTGCCCGGGGAGTACATGTACCTCTTCATGTTCATCGCCGTGGTCACCACGGCCATCACCGGCCTCCTCATCGGCCTCCCCGCCCTAAGGCTCCGGGGGGACTATCTGGCCATCGTCACCCTAGGCCTCGGCGAGGTGGTGCGCATCCTGGCCAACAACCTGGACCACCCCATCAACATCACCAACGGGCCCCAGGGGATCACCCCCGTGGCCCGTCCCCCCATTGACTGGTTCCGCAGCCTCATAGCCCACCTGGGGGTACGCTTGGACGAGACCACGGACTACCAGCTCTTCTTCTACCTCCTCGTCCTGGCGATGATCGGCCTCGTGGTCCTGGCCAACGTCAACCTGGCCAACTCCCGCTTCGGCCGCGCCTGGGTGGCCATCCGCGAGGACGAGATCGCCGCCCAAGCCATGGGCATCCCCCTCCTGCCCACCAAGCTCCTCGCCTTCATGACCGGGGCGGCCTTCTCCGGGGTGATGGGGGTGATCTACGGGGCCCAGCGCACCTTTGTCTCCCCCGAGTCCTTCACCCTCCTGGCCTCCATCACCATCCTGGCCATGGTGATCCTGGGCGGGATGGGCTCCATCCCCGGGGCCATCCTGGGGGCGGCCGCCCTCACCATCCTCAACCTGGACATCCTCAAAACCTTTAGCGAGTTCGTCCGCACCAGCCTCCCCTGGATCCCGAGCCAGGTGGACCCGGCGAAGTACGAGAGGCTGGTCTTCGGGCTTATCCTCATCTTGATGATGATCTACCGGCCCCAAGGCCTGATCCCCGAGGCCCGCCACCGGGCCGAGCTGGAGGAGGAGGCATGA
- a CDS encoding bifunctional metallophosphatase/5'-nucleotidase, whose translation MRRREVLKAGLALSPLGVFGRAQEGFTLTLVHTNDTHARLEPVELTLSGKKTPVGGVARRIALFDRLRASRRNLLFLDAGDVFQGTLYFNQYRGLADRYFMHRALYRVMALGNHEFDLGPGPLADFLKGARFKVVSANVDVSQEPRLKGLFAPYAVVQVGGERIGVIGLTTPDTKEIANPGPTVAFLDPYETAQKAVYELLAKGVNKIVVLSHLGYAEDLKLARRLVGAQVIVGGHSHTLLGSFPHKELSPMGPYPTVVRNPEGKDVLVVQAWEWGKVVGLLEVTFGAKGELLAYKGEALLMTPEAAPEDFFAKEALLAYAQPVMALMQQVIAEAKVDLVGERAIVRRRESNLGNLIADGMLWKTRGAGTQIALQNGGGIRASIPKGPITVGKVYEVLPFGNTLVVMDLKGKEILAALENGVSQWEGQAGRFLQVSGLRYAFDLSRPAGSRVVRVEVKGEKGYVPLDLEATYRVVVNNFIANGGDGFTVLKEAQGYRVDTGFSDAESFMDYLKELKVVEAGLEGRIEVLNEPKGEKPAYFAYRVPGLVGV comes from the coding sequence CTGAGGCGGCGGGAGGTATTGAAGGCGGGTTTGGCCCTGTCCCCTTTGGGGGTTTTCGGGAGGGCCCAGGAGGGCTTCACCCTCACCTTGGTCCACACCAACGACACCCACGCCCGCCTGGAGCCCGTGGAGCTCACCCTTTCCGGCAAGAAGACCCCTGTGGGGGGCGTGGCCCGGAGGATCGCCCTTTTTGATCGGCTCAGGGCCTCGAGGCGGAACCTCCTCTTCCTGGACGCGGGGGACGTCTTCCAGGGCACCCTCTACTTCAACCAGTACCGGGGCCTGGCGGACCGCTACTTCATGCACCGGGCCCTCTACCGGGTCATGGCCCTGGGGAACCACGAGTTTGACCTGGGCCCGGGCCCCTTGGCGGACTTCCTCAAGGGGGCGAGGTTCAAGGTGGTCTCCGCCAACGTGGACGTGAGCCAGGAGCCGAGGCTTAAGGGCCTCTTCGCCCCCTACGCCGTGGTCCAGGTGGGCGGGGAGAGGATTGGGGTCATCGGCCTCACCACCCCGGACACCAAGGAGATCGCCAACCCCGGGCCCACCGTGGCCTTCCTGGACCCCTACGAGACCGCCCAGAAGGCGGTGTACGAGCTCCTCGCCAAGGGGGTCAACAAGATCGTGGTCCTCTCCCACCTGGGCTACGCCGAGGACCTGAAGCTCGCCCGGAGGCTCGTGGGGGCCCAGGTGATCGTGGGCGGCCACTCCCACACCCTTTTAGGAAGCTTTCCCCACAAGGAGCTTTCCCCCATGGGGCCCTACCCCACGGTGGTGAGGAACCCCGAGGGGAAGGACGTCTTGGTGGTCCAGGCCTGGGAGTGGGGGAAGGTGGTGGGCCTTTTGGAGGTCACCTTCGGGGCCAAGGGGGAGCTTTTGGCCTACAAGGGGGAGGCCCTCCTCATGACCCCGGAGGCCGCCCCCGAGGACTTCTTCGCCAAGGAGGCCCTCCTCGCCTACGCCCAGCCGGTGATGGCCTTGATGCAGCAGGTCATCGCCGAGGCCAAGGTGGACCTGGTGGGGGAAAGGGCCATCGTGCGCAGGCGGGAGAGCAACCTGGGGAACCTCATCGCCGACGGGATGCTCTGGAAGACGAGGGGCGCCGGGACCCAGATCGCCCTGCAAAACGGCGGCGGCATCCGGGCCTCCATCCCCAAGGGGCCCATCACCGTGGGCAAGGTGTACGAGGTCCTGCCCTTCGGGAACACCCTGGTGGTCATGGACCTGAAGGGCAAGGAGATTTTGGCCGCCCTGGAGAACGGGGTCTCCCAGTGGGAGGGCCAGGCGGGCCGCTTCCTGCAGGTCTCCGGCCTCCGCTACGCCTTTGACCTCTCCCGCCCCGCGGGGAGCCGGGTGGTGCGGGTGGAGGTGAAGGGGGAGAAGGGGTACGTGCCCCTGGACCTCGAGGCCACCTACCGGGTGGTGGTGAACAACTTCATCGCCAACGGGGGCGACGGCTTCACCGTGCTCAAGGAGGCCCAGGGCTACCGGGTGGACACGGGCTTTAGCGACGCCGAAAGCTTCATGGACTACCTCAAGGAGCTCAAGGTGGTGGAGGCGGGCCTCGAGGGCCGGATTGAGGTCCTGAACGAGCCCAAAGGGGAAAAGCCCGCCTACTTCGCCTACCGGGTGCCGGGGCTCGTGGGGGTGTAG